A genomic window from Flavobacterium johnsoniae includes:
- a CDS encoding DUF3347 domain-containing protein has product MKNTILSAILMVCVMVSGNAQSKKTEAKFSTQQIVADYLALKNALAKDDSNGAAKAGKALYSAFKTTNVKSINPKSKAEYLDIADDAKEHAEHIGANGGNIEHQREHFALLSKDINDLIKTFGAAKTLYQDSCPMYDGGKGAIWISETKEIKNPYYGSKMLTCGSMKKQL; this is encoded by the coding sequence ATGAAAAATACAATTCTTTCAGCCATATTAATGGTATGCGTAATGGTTTCTGGCAATGCGCAAAGCAAAAAAACAGAAGCAAAATTTTCAACTCAGCAAATTGTTGCAGATTATTTAGCGTTAAAAAATGCACTCGCAAAAGATGACAGCAACGGGGCCGCTAAAGCTGGCAAGGCACTGTATTCGGCTTTCAAAACCACAAATGTAAAATCGATAAATCCAAAATCCAAAGCTGAATATCTTGATATAGCTGACGATGCCAAAGAGCATGCAGAACATATTGGGGCCAATGGCGGTAATATTGAGCATCAAAGAGAGCATTTCGCTCTATTGAGTAAAGACATAAATGATTTGATCAAAACTTTTGGAGCTGCAAAAACACTATATCAGGATTCTTGCCCTATGTATGATGGTGGAAAAGGAGCTATCTGGATCAGTGAAACAAAAGAGATAAAAAACCCTTACTATGGTTCTAAAATGCTTACCTGCGGTTCAATGAAAAAACAATTGTAA
- a CDS encoding DUF3347 domain-containing protein yields the protein MKKLIFSTLVMAIVLTACNSKNKETAAPEAASGTAQNDSQLYACSMHPEITGKKGDKCSKCGMELTEPVKETAGKSAEVETAQTAQGTFSINEIVSNYLSLKNALTKDDTKGAADAGKALYAVFNSVNPNSIDAKLKAEYLDIADDAKEHAEHIGANGGNIEHQREHFAVLSKDMNDLIKSFKSEQKLYQDFCPMYDGGKGAIWISETKEIKNPYQGKKMLTCGSMKKEL from the coding sequence ATGAAAAAACTAATTTTCTCAACCCTTGTAATGGCAATTGTACTTACAGCTTGTAATTCAAAAAACAAAGAAACTGCAGCTCCTGAAGCGGCTTCCGGGACAGCTCAGAATGACTCGCAATTGTATGCCTGTTCCATGCATCCTGAAATTACAGGAAAAAAAGGAGACAAATGTTCCAAATGCGGAATGGAATTAACCGAGCCAGTAAAGGAAACGGCCGGAAAAAGTGCAGAAGTAGAAACAGCCCAGACTGCTCAAGGAACATTTTCTATAAACGAAATCGTGAGTAATTATCTGTCCCTAAAAAATGCATTAACCAAAGATGATACAAAAGGAGCTGCAGATGCAGGCAAGGCATTATATGCAGTTTTTAACAGTGTAAATCCCAATTCGATAGATGCGAAATTAAAAGCAGAATATCTTGATATTGCTGATGATGCCAAAGAACACGCAGAACATATTGGAGCTAACGGCGGAAATATTGAACACCAGAGAGAGCATTTTGCCGTGTTAAGTAAAGACATGAATGATTTGATAAAATCTTTCAAATCAGAACAAAAATTGTATCAGGACTTTTGTCCTATGTATGATGGCGGAAAAGGAGCTATTTGGATAAGCGAAACCAAGGAGATCAAAAACCCATATCAAGGAAAAAAAATGTTAACCTGTGGTTCTATGAAAAAAGAACTATAG
- a CDS encoding DUF3347 domain-containing protein, protein MKSIQKGLMAITLLLSVIVFGAPIKNAKNINAKIYGNCLMCKTAIEKAGNIKNIASVNWNENTKIAAITYDEKKTNQDEVLKRIALAGYDSDQFLAPGDAYAKLPQCCQYERTNMAAPIKKSEMDMGKMDHSQHTAAVPADAQENSPFKAIFDSYFDVKDALVKTDAKTAALKSKELLTAINAIKMENLKPKEHTAWMNAMKSLASDATNISENQDVKKQRESFKSLSKNTYDLIKTADQPQPVYYNHCPMVDANWLSKESGIKNPYYGSQMLSCGSTIETIK, encoded by the coding sequence ATGAAATCAATTCAAAAAGGATTGATGGCAATCACTCTATTGCTGTCAGTCATAGTGTTTGGCGCACCTATAAAAAATGCAAAAAACATAAATGCAAAAATTTATGGTAATTGTTTAATGTGCAAAACTGCTATTGAAAAAGCAGGAAACATCAAAAATATCGCTTCGGTAAACTGGAATGAAAACACCAAAATAGCGGCTATTACCTATGATGAGAAGAAAACAAATCAGGATGAAGTCCTGAAAAGAATTGCCTTAGCAGGATATGACAGCGACCAGTTCTTAGCTCCTGGTGACGCCTATGCAAAACTTCCACAATGCTGCCAATATGAAAGAACAAATATGGCGGCTCCAATAAAAAAATCCGAAATGGATATGGGTAAAATGGATCATTCACAGCATACAGCCGCAGTTCCTGCAGATGCACAAGAAAACAGTCCTTTTAAAGCAATTTTCGACAGCTACTTTGATGTAAAAGATGCTTTGGTGAAAACAGATGCTAAAACTGCCGCATTGAAATCTAAAGAGCTCCTTACTGCAATCAATGCTATTAAAATGGAGAACCTAAAGCCAAAAGAACATACTGCATGGATGAATGCAATGAAAAGTTTAGCTTCAGATGCCACAAATATTTCTGAAAACCAAGATGTAAAAAAGCAAAGGGAATCCTTTAAAAGCCTTTCCAAAAACACGTACGATCTTATAAAAACTGCTGATCAGCCGCAGCCGGTTTATTATAATCATTGTCCAATGGTTGATGCGAATTGGCTCAGCAAAGAAAGCGGCATCAAGAATCCGTATTACGGTTCACAGATGTTAAGCTGTGGATCAACTATAGAAACAATCAAATAA
- a CDS encoding PcfJ domain-containing protein: MKRNGFKTSFYEVAPQVLLSSLLKDHCAETLLKTRQISWLRYYLESPHQHVLRNWQAVKICLKKNYTVSDFGIWEDYIELLRWFKKDITSALLVCPADLHLEHDRLVEKKQQLLRKKYLVKMRAEIEKAQGLYAEEKKQFFGLCFSGAGITISVLENVSEFMTEGDSLRHCVFTNEYFKKIDSLLFSARIDNKPIETIEVSLSKMEIAQCRGLRNHNSKHHKAIFSLMKKNLYQIRSRMKKKKAEQC; the protein is encoded by the coding sequence TTGAAACGAAATGGCTTTAAGACAAGTTTTTATGAGGTAGCACCTCAGGTGTTGCTTTCATCATTATTAAAAGACCACTGTGCTGAAACTCTGCTGAAAACTAGGCAGATTTCATGGCTCCGCTATTACCTTGAATCTCCCCATCAGCATGTCCTGCGTAACTGGCAGGCCGTAAAAATATGTCTTAAAAAGAATTATACAGTTTCCGATTTTGGAATTTGGGAGGATTATATCGAACTTTTGCGTTGGTTTAAAAAAGACATAACCTCCGCCCTGCTCGTCTGTCCTGCTGATTTACACTTGGAGCATGACAGATTGGTGGAGAAAAAACAGCAGTTGCTGAGAAAAAAATATCTTGTGAAAATGCGTGCGGAAATAGAAAAAGCGCAAGGTCTGTATGCTGAGGAGAAAAAACAGTTTTTCGGGTTATGCTTTTCAGGGGCAGGAATTACTATTTCAGTATTGGAGAATGTTTCTGAATTTATGACCGAAGGCGACAGCCTGAGACACTGTGTTTTTACCAATGAGTATTTCAAAAAGATAGATTCCCTGCTCTTCTCTGCACGCATTGACAACAAACCAATCGAAACTATAGAGGTTTCTCTTTCTAAAATGGAAATAGCACAGTGCCGTGGTTTGAGGAATCACAATTCAAAACATCATAAAGCTATTTTCAGTTTGATGAAAAAAAACCTTTATCAGATTCGCTCCCGAATGAAAAAGAAGAAAGCAGAACAATGCTAA
- the istB gene encoding IS21-like element helper ATPase IstB: MNESTVAKMKQMKLHGMHNAFMTAIESGKTDHYTIDQFMSMIIDAEWDERHNRRIERSITNALFHYKSNIESINFDQSRNIDRNLILRLAECSFVEKNENILITGSTGVGKSFLGTALGYQACIEGYRVSYFNTAKLFAKLKMAKADGTYLRELMKIQRQDVIILDDFGLQALDSQNRITLLEIIEDRHNNGSIIVTSQIPVQGWYDIIGEKTIADAILDRLIHQAHRVELHGESMRKKKSIIKE, from the coding sequence ATGAATGAATCTACTGTAGCAAAAATGAAACAGATGAAGCTTCATGGAATGCATAACGCCTTCATGACAGCTATCGAGAGCGGTAAAACCGATCATTATACCATTGACCAGTTTATGTCAATGATAATAGATGCCGAATGGGATGAACGCCACAACAGGCGTATTGAACGCAGTATTACCAATGCACTCTTCCATTACAAATCAAATATTGAAAGCATCAATTTTGACCAGTCCCGGAACATTGACAGAAATCTTATACTCCGGCTTGCAGAATGCAGTTTTGTAGAAAAGAATGAAAATATACTAATCACAGGAAGCACAGGTGTCGGCAAAAGTTTTTTAGGAACAGCACTTGGTTATCAGGCCTGTATTGAAGGCTATAGAGTAAGTTATTTTAATACTGCAAAATTGTTTGCAAAGCTGAAAATGGCCAAAGCAGACGGTACATACCTGAGAGAACTGATGAAAATACAAAGGCAGGATGTTATCATACTAGATGACTTTGGACTCCAGGCATTGGACAGCCAGAACAGAATCACACTTTTAGAGATCATCGAGGACAGGCACAACAATGGTTCTATTATAGTAACCTCGCAGATCCCCGTTCAGGGATGGTATGACATAATCGGCGAGAAAACCATAGCAGATGCAATCCTTGATAGATTAATACATCAGGCCCACAGGGTTGAGCTGCATGGGGAATCAATGAGAAAGAAAAAAAGCATAATCAAGGAATAA
- the istA gene encoding IS21 family transposase produces the protein MANNKLDMNKIRKVIKLHCNGKSKLFISRYLSLSRNTVKKYISLFEVLGLSLETVNKKTDTELDELFSQGPTEVVSSRIEDLYAYFPQMERELKKVGITIQTMWERYIETHPDGLRVTQFRNRFRDWSNKVNPVMHMNHKAGDKMYVDYAGKTLSIIDKNTSEVQEVQFFVAILGASQYTYAEASMSQQKEDFVASVENAMRFFQGTPAAIVPDNLKSAVVRTSRFEPTINETLADLAEHYETTILPARAYRPRDKSLVEGAVKILYRRIYANLKDSKYFSIEELNQEIWNLLDAHNNKKLTGRPYSRFELFMEDERHELQPLPLERFEIKYQSLATVMQNGHVQLSQDKNYYSVPYQYLKKKVKLLYTSSTVEIYFKYNRIATHIRNPKPYIYTTNPEHMASTHQFVAQWNALRFIEWANSIDPAVGEYIMQIIESRNHPEQAYKSCLGILSFEKKVGAERLANACKRALDFKIYNFKTIQNILENSLDKIPMEHEKEEDQDLPDHGNIRGKNYYN, from the coding sequence ATGGCAAATAACAAACTAGACATGAACAAAATCAGAAAAGTCATTAAGTTGCACTGCAACGGCAAAAGCAAGCTGTTTATAAGCCGATATTTATCTCTTTCCAGAAATACTGTGAAAAAATATATCTCTTTATTTGAAGTGCTGGGATTAAGCCTGGAAACTGTCAACAAGAAAACTGACACTGAATTGGACGAGCTGTTTTCTCAGGGTCCGACAGAAGTTGTTTCCTCAAGAATCGAAGATCTGTATGCTTATTTTCCTCAGATGGAACGGGAATTAAAAAAGGTGGGCATCACCATACAAACTATGTGGGAAAGGTATATTGAAACCCATCCCGATGGTCTTAGAGTAACGCAGTTCAGGAACCGCTTCAGAGACTGGAGCAACAAGGTAAACCCTGTGATGCATATGAATCACAAGGCTGGCGATAAAATGTATGTGGATTATGCTGGAAAGACACTCTCAATTATAGACAAAAACACGTCCGAGGTTCAGGAAGTACAGTTTTTTGTTGCCATACTCGGTGCCAGCCAGTATACTTACGCAGAAGCGTCAATGAGCCAGCAGAAGGAAGATTTTGTAGCTTCGGTAGAAAATGCAATGCGTTTTTTTCAAGGAACGCCTGCCGCAATTGTGCCTGACAACTTAAAATCTGCCGTAGTCAGAACCAGCCGCTTCGAACCCACCATTAATGAAACTCTTGCAGATTTAGCTGAACATTATGAAACCACTATTCTGCCCGCAAGAGCCTACAGGCCCAGAGACAAATCTTTAGTTGAAGGAGCAGTCAAGATACTTTACAGAAGAATTTATGCAAATCTGAAAGACTCTAAATACTTCAGCATAGAAGAACTGAACCAGGAAATATGGAATCTGCTCGATGCGCATAATAACAAGAAACTTACCGGAAGACCATACTCTCGTTTTGAACTCTTTATGGAAGATGAAAGACATGAACTGCAGCCTCTTCCTCTGGAACGCTTTGAGATTAAATACCAGTCTCTGGCAACAGTAATGCAGAACGGGCACGTCCAGTTAAGCCAGGATAAAAACTACTATAGCGTGCCCTATCAATATTTAAAGAAAAAAGTAAAGCTGCTCTACACCAGCTCTACTGTTGAAATATACTTCAAATACAACCGTATAGCCACACACATCAGAAATCCAAAGCCCTACATCTATACCACAAATCCAGAACATATGGCAAGCACACATCAGTTTGTAGCACAGTGGAATGCCTTAAGGTTTATTGAATGGGCCAACAGCATTGATCCGGCAGTAGGAGAATATATTATGCAGATAATAGAAAGCAGGAACCACCCCGAGCAGGCCTATAAAAGCTGTCTAGGCATATTGTCTTTTGAAAAGAAAGTAGGTGCAGAAAGATTAGCAAATGCCTGCAAACGTGCTCTGGACTTTAAGATTTATAATTTTAAAACCATACAGAACATCTTAGAAAACAGTCTGGATAAGATACCTATGGAACACGAAAAGGAAGAAGATCAGGATCTTCCCGACCACGGCAATATCAGAGGAAAAAATTATTATAACTAA
- a CDS encoding putative quinol monooxygenase — translation MKKLGLLVRLEAKVGQEKNVEDFITGALPLALEEAGTVTWYAFRIDASTFGIYDTFSNEEGREAHLGGKIAKALMENAPDLLATPPSIEKLDILAAK, via the coding sequence ATGAAAAAATTAGGATTGTTAGTTCGGTTGGAAGCAAAGGTCGGCCAAGAAAAAAACGTTGAAGATTTTATTACAGGAGCATTACCGCTTGCTCTTGAAGAAGCCGGTACCGTTACGTGGTATGCATTCCGTATTGATGCTTCTACCTTCGGTATTTACGATACTTTTTCAAACGAAGAAGGCAGAGAGGCACACCTTGGCGGTAAGATCGCAAAAGCATTAATGGAAAATGCACCAGACCTATTGGCAACACCTCCGTCTATTGAAAAATTGGACATTTTAGCTGCCAAATAG
- a CDS encoding helix-turn-helix domain-containing protein produces the protein MDITNLPEDLWEHNETHTSDLQIFNYEVYKNGSRNKIGLNKNVFSFLLDGQKNIHFSNDIISINETQSLLITSNNVLVTELVGVSSYRCLLFFFSHKNITDFFLKHSHSFSQNASDKKITDIPYFLLEKDNFIIHYIHSLQQIFGLQQSISQKILELKFEEIMLYLADKYGTVFLDYLHYLLINERELSFKMVIEKNLYTNLNIDEIAFLCNMSASTFKRKFISIYQKSPGKWFQQKRLNKAKELLHNNQVTPSEIFMDFGYGSLSNFSAAFKNEFGYSPNHIHSN, from the coding sequence ATGGACATTACAAACCTTCCCGAAGATCTATGGGAACATAACGAAACTCATACTTCGGATTTGCAAATTTTCAATTACGAAGTGTATAAGAACGGTTCTAGAAACAAGATTGGCCTGAATAAAAATGTATTCAGTTTCTTATTGGATGGTCAAAAAAACATTCACTTTTCTAATGATATCATTTCAATCAATGAAACACAATCGCTACTTATCACATCTAATAATGTTTTGGTTACCGAACTGGTAGGTGTAAGCTCATACCGTTGTTTACTCTTCTTCTTTTCTCACAAAAACATCACCGATTTTTTCTTGAAACATTCCCATTCTTTCAGTCAGAATGCCTCAGATAAAAAGATAACGGATATACCTTATTTCCTCTTAGAGAAAGACAATTTTATCATCCATTATATTCATTCGCTCCAACAGATTTTTGGTTTGCAACAATCTATCTCTCAAAAGATTTTGGAACTGAAATTTGAAGAAATAATGCTTTATCTGGCTGATAAATATGGGACGGTATTTTTAGATTACTTACATTATTTACTAATCAATGAAAGAGAATTATCATTTAAAATGGTAATTGAAAAGAACCTTTATACGAACTTGAATATTGACGAAATAGCCTTTCTGTGCAATATGAGTGCCTCTACTTTTAAGAGAAAATTTATAAGTATATACCAGAAATCTCCAGGGAAATGGTTTCAGCAAAAACGGCTTAACAAGGCCAAAGAATTGTTACATAATAACCAAGTCACACCTTCCGAAATTTTTATGGACTTTGGCTATGGCAGCTTGTCAAATTTTAGTGCAGCCTTTAAAAATGAATTTGGGTATAGCCCCAACCACATCCACTCTAATTGA
- a CDS encoding MFS transporter: MGQRKAFLIGTIIGVLAGMLSFYAILKNSFVLFVLGNTLIGVCQAFTQYYRFAAADSVPQKIKGKAISFVIGGGVVAAIAGPALARSTQNIGAVSFAYSFLSISFLSIISFLVNFGLKEKKRITAQQKDFQFKQSRPLGEIMGQNKTILALLSSAVGYSVMIMIMTATPLAMHHCGYSGDDSSVVIQWHVLGMFVPSFFTGTLIEKFGTGRIILSGVGILFLHLYLVLTGTDFLHFVSGLIFLGIGWNFMFVGGSTLLSKVYREDEKEKVQAFHDFFVYIIMSISSLSAGVLLSRWGWKGVNIAAIPMLLIVLGAFAIMKAKHKKRKKSGWFLTPRKRIISNK; this comes from the coding sequence ATGGGCCAGAGAAAAGCATTTCTTATTGGGACAATCATCGGCGTGCTTGCGGGAATGCTTTCATTTTACGCTATTTTAAAAAACTCATTTGTTCTATTTGTTTTAGGAAACACCCTTATAGGAGTCTGCCAGGCTTTTACACAATATTATCGTTTTGCAGCCGCCGATTCGGTTCCTCAGAAGATCAAAGGAAAAGCAATATCATTTGTGATCGGAGGCGGAGTTGTGGCCGCAATTGCGGGACCGGCCTTAGCCAGATCTACCCAGAATATTGGCGCGGTTTCATTTGCCTATTCCTTTTTATCCATCTCTTTTTTGAGTATCATTTCTTTTCTGGTTAATTTTGGTCTAAAAGAGAAAAAACGTATAACGGCGCAGCAGAAGGATTTTCAGTTTAAGCAATCAAGACCGCTGGGGGAAATTATGGGACAGAATAAAACCATTTTGGCTTTATTATCCTCGGCAGTAGGATATTCCGTGATGATAATGATTATGACCGCAACACCTTTGGCAATGCACCACTGCGGCTATTCCGGCGATGATTCGTCTGTTGTGATACAGTGGCATGTGCTTGGAATGTTTGTGCCTTCTTTTTTTACCGGCACTTTGATTGAGAAATTTGGCACGGGCAGAATAATTCTGTCTGGTGTAGGCATACTGTTTTTGCATTTATATCTGGTTCTGACAGGCACTGATTTTCTTCATTTTGTGTCCGGTCTTATCTTTCTTGGAATAGGCTGGAACTTTATGTTTGTAGGCGGCTCAACTTTATTGTCAAAGGTATATCGAGAAGATGAAAAAGAAAAAGTCCAGGCTTTTCATGATTTTTTTGTTTACATTATCATGAGCATTTCGAGCCTTTCAGCAGGAGTCCTTCTGAGCAGGTGGGGATGGAAAGGAGTAAACATAGCTGCAATTCCAATGCTTCTAATTGTTCTCGGGGCTTTTGCAATTATGAAAGCGAAACATAAAAAGAGAAAAAAGAGTGGCTGGTTTTTAACGCCAAGAAAGCGAATCATTTCAAACAAATAA